The Candidatus Pelagibacter sp. IMCC9063 genome has a window encoding:
- the glpX gene encoding class II fructose-bisphosphatase: MLDHKLLEQFTKVAAQAAYSSSLLKGKGDKIAADQAAVDSMRSYLNKIDMNGKIVIGEGEMDEAPMLFIGEKLGTGNGEPLDIAVDPLDGTTLTAKNLPDAISVIAVAEKGNLLQAPDTYMEKIAIGPDYPENIIDLDNSIETNLNNMAEFKSIKPSDLTVCLLERDRHKKIVESITKMSAKIKFISDGDVLGAIYTCIKDFNVDLYVGIGGAPEGVLAAAAIKCFGGQFQGRLSITDNEEKLRATKLGITDLKKKYYLNDIVRGDVIFCAGGVTDGELLKGIRIEKNNFLADLLVLHSDKKIIKVYTEKFEI, encoded by the coding sequence ATGTTAGATCATAAATTGTTAGAGCAATTCACCAAAGTCGCAGCTCAAGCTGCTTACTCTTCTTCATTGTTAAAAGGGAAGGGTGATAAGATAGCTGCAGATCAGGCAGCAGTAGATTCTATGAGAAGCTATTTAAACAAAATAGACATGAATGGAAAAATAGTTATAGGTGAGGGTGAGATGGATGAGGCACCTATGCTTTTTATAGGTGAAAAATTAGGCACAGGTAACGGAGAACCATTGGACATTGCCGTTGATCCTTTAGATGGAACTACCCTTACAGCCAAAAATCTTCCCGATGCGATTTCGGTGATAGCAGTTGCTGAAAAAGGAAATTTACTGCAAGCACCTGATACATACATGGAGAAAATAGCTATTGGACCTGATTACCCAGAAAATATTATTGATCTAGACAACTCTATAGAAACTAACCTTAACAACATGGCTGAATTTAAATCTATCAAACCTTCAGATTTGACCGTTTGCTTATTAGAAAGAGACAGGCATAAAAAAATTGTAGAATCTATTACGAAAATGTCAGCTAAAATTAAATTTATTTCAGACGGAGATGTTTTGGGAGCAATATATACTTGTATAAAAGATTTTAATGTAGATCTATATGTCGGAATAGGTGGGGCACCCGAAGGAGTTTTGGCTGCTGCAGCTATTAAATGTTTTGGCGGTCAATTTCAAGGAAGGCTTTCAATAACTGACAATGAAGAAAAATTACGAGCTACAAAGTTAGGAATAACAGATCTTAAGAAAAAATATTATTTGAATGATATTGTACGTGGAGATGTTATCTTTTGTGCTGGCGGCGTAACTGATGGCGAACTTTTAAAAGGAATTAGGATTGAAAAAAATAATTTTTTAGCAGATTTGCTTGTTCTTCATTCGGATAAAAAAATTATTAAAGTTTATACTGAAAAATTTGAAATATGA
- the rplM gene encoding 50S ribosomal protein L13, producing MTDFIKKSEIQNNWYHIDATNAVVGRLAAEISKILRGKNKATFTPHMDDGDFVIVTNISKIKFTGNKFDDKKYYRHTGHPGGIKETTPKLLMQKKPEEILKLAVKRMLPGGPLAKKQLTKLKIYKDEGHPHSAQKIKEINFSSLNKKNTRTN from the coding sequence ATGACTGACTTTATTAAAAAAAGCGAAATTCAAAATAACTGGTATCATATAGATGCTACTAACGCCGTTGTGGGAAGATTGGCAGCTGAAATTTCAAAAATTTTAAGAGGCAAAAATAAAGCTACTTTTACTCCTCATATGGATGATGGAGATTTTGTTATTGTAACTAACATTTCTAAAATAAAGTTTACTGGTAATAAATTTGATGACAAAAAGTATTATAGACACACTGGTCATCCAGGGGGTATTAAGGAAACTACACCTAAATTGCTGATGCAAAAAAAACCAGAGGAAATTCTAAAACTTGCTGTAAAAAGAATGTTGCCAGGAGGACCTTTGGCAAAAAAACAATTAACTAAGTTAAAAATTTACAAAGACGAAGGACATCCTCATTCAGCTCAAAAAATAAAAGAGATTAATTTTTCATCTTTAAATAAAAAGAATACTAGAACAAACTAA
- the argC gene encoding N-acetyl-gamma-glutamyl-phosphate reductase encodes MKKIKVAIAGATGFVGLELLKILTKHPNVDILYLYSQSKLKKSINFYSKNFKFKKKLPNVSIMKNHELKNIDVIFTALPHGEAHLISKKIRSNSVLIDLSADFRIDNKSIFEKWYKLPHQATKEQKKSIYGLSEINRNLIKKSNFIACPGCYPTSILLPLLPLVKNKLINTNSIKADSKSGYSGAGKKTTDKKLYPNINENISIYGVGQHRHMPEIDQELSKSSKKKIKISFTPHLIPTFRGILSTIYLDLPKGIKIKKVKDCLLNFYKKEKFVNIVNSKEMINTNRVLNTNNCNISVYQTRFDNQIIIASSLDNLIKGAAGQAVQNFNIRFGFKETLSLV; translated from the coding sequence ATGAAAAAAATTAAAGTTGCTATCGCCGGTGCCACAGGTTTTGTTGGTTTGGAGCTATTAAAAATTTTAACCAAACATCCAAATGTGGATATTTTATATTTATATTCTCAATCAAAATTAAAAAAATCAATTAATTTTTATTCCAAAAACTTTAAATTTAAAAAAAAACTACCCAATGTTTCAATAATGAAAAATCACGAGCTCAAAAATATCGATGTTATATTTACAGCGCTACCACATGGAGAAGCTCATTTGATTTCTAAAAAAATTAGAAGCAATTCTGTTTTGATTGATCTGTCTGCAGATTTTAGAATTGATAATAAATCTATTTTTGAGAAGTGGTATAAACTTCCGCATCAAGCTACGAAAGAACAAAAAAAATCCATATATGGACTAAGTGAGATTAATAGAAACTTGATTAAAAAAAGTAATTTTATTGCTTGTCCTGGATGCTACCCAACATCTATATTGTTACCCTTGTTACCTTTGGTTAAAAATAAGTTAATTAATACTAATAGCATTAAGGCTGACAGTAAGTCAGGCTATTCAGGAGCAGGGAAAAAAACTACTGACAAAAAACTCTATCCAAATATAAATGAAAATATTTCTATTTACGGAGTAGGACAGCACAGACATATGCCAGAAATCGATCAAGAATTATCAAAGTCTTCTAAGAAAAAAATTAAAATTTCCTTTACACCGCATTTAATACCTACCTTTAGAGGAATTTTATCAACCATTTATCTAGATCTTCCTAAGGGTATTAAAATTAAAAAAGTGAAAGATTGCTTGTTAAATTTTTATAAAAAAGAAAAATTTGTAAATATTGTAAATTCAAAAGAGATGATTAATACTAATAGAGTGTTAAATACTAATAATTGCAATATATCAGTTTATCAAACTAGATTTGATAACCAAATTATTATTGCTAGTTCTTTAGATAATTTGATTAAAGGTGCCGCAGGCCAGGCTGTGCAAAATTTTAATATTAGATTTGGTTTCAAAGAAACATTATCTTTAGTTTAA
- a CDS encoding putative transporter: MFKFFTKKKWQLWSWLGSFVILLSLWIQVKIDVKINEWFGVFYDMIQKALAKPNSITIEEYWTNLASFITLAGIYVALYVVISFFTAHFLFRWRASMVEWYHSVYDRARKIEGASQRVQEDTIKFTRIMESLGTSFIESVMVLIQFTPILLGLSVGIPIFFFGDWQYGLITGALLWTLGGTAFLIGLGWILRLVGVEYDLQKKEAAYRKILVVAEDDGNVRPKTINELFDDVRSIHFLSYIRYLYFNIGRMAYLQANVLSAYVFLAPAIVAGVVTLGVMQQIIRAFGRVEGSMQYLLKTWPTIIEFASVYKRLREFERVIGHGK, translated from the coding sequence ATGTTTAAATTTTTTACAAAAAAAAAATGGCAATTATGGTCTTGGTTGGGTTCCTTTGTAATTTTATTATCATTGTGGATTCAAGTAAAGATTGATGTAAAAATAAATGAATGGTTTGGGGTGTTTTATGACATGATTCAAAAAGCACTTGCTAAACCCAACTCTATTACAATTGAAGAATACTGGACAAATTTAGCATCATTTATTACACTTGCTGGTATATATGTAGCTCTATACGTCGTAATTAGTTTTTTTACAGCACACTTCTTGTTTAGATGGAGAGCTTCGATGGTGGAATGGTATCATTCTGTTTATGATAGAGCTCGCAAAATAGAAGGAGCGTCACAAAGAGTTCAAGAAGATACAATCAAGTTTACCCGTATTATGGAATCTCTAGGTACAAGCTTTATTGAATCAGTCATGGTATTAATACAATTTACTCCAATTTTATTAGGACTATCAGTCGGTATACCAATCTTCTTTTTTGGTGATTGGCAATATGGGTTGATAACTGGGGCATTACTTTGGACATTGGGTGGTACAGCATTCTTGATAGGATTAGGTTGGATATTACGTTTAGTTGGAGTTGAATATGATTTACAAAAGAAAGAAGCTGCTTACAGAAAGATATTAGTAGTAGCTGAAGATGATGGTAACGTTAGACCTAAAACAATAAATGAATTATTTGATGACGTTCGTTCAATTCACTTTTTAAGCTACATAAGGTATTTATATTTTAATATTGGTCGCATGGCTTACCTGCAAGCAAATGTGTTATCAGCTTATGTTTTCTTAGCTCCAGCTATTGTAGCAGGTGTTGTAACATTAGGTGTTATGCAGCAAATTATAAGAGCTTTTGGAAGAGTTGAAGGTTCCATGCAATACCTATTAAAAACTTGGCCTACCATTATAGAGTTTGCTAGTGTTTATAAACGTTTAAGAGAATTTGAGAGAGTAATAGGACATGGCAAATAA
- a CDS encoding NADH dehydrogenase ubiquinone Fe-S protein 4, protein MNKAKIYSPAKTSMQSARGKSKNWILEFDRENLEKDFIMDWDSSSDTKKQIKIIFESKEDAITYANKRNILYSVIEPNKRKIIIKSYANNFLK, encoded by the coding sequence ATGAATAAAGCCAAAATTTACTCTCCAGCTAAAACCTCCATGCAATCGGCTAGGGGCAAATCAAAAAATTGGATTTTAGAATTTGATCGAGAGAATTTAGAAAAGGATTTTATTATGGATTGGGATTCGTCCTCAGACACAAAAAAACAAATTAAAATTATTTTTGAAAGCAAAGAAGATGCAATTACTTACGCTAATAAAAGAAATATTTTATACTCTGTCATAGAACCCAATAAAAGAAAAATTATTATAAAATCTTATGCTAATAATTTTCTTAAATAA
- the rpsI gene encoding 30S ribosomal protein S9, with protein MSLDIKITKEANYATGKRKDAVARVWLLAGSGKISVNGRLYTEYFKRPVHQLLVEKPLKITEKTNLVDIVCTVKGGGMSGQAGAVTHGISKALVVSDETIRKIVKKDKLLTRDSRSVERKKYGQKKARARFQFSKR; from the coding sequence ATGAGCTTAGACATAAAAATTACCAAAGAAGCTAATTACGCTACAGGAAAACGAAAAGATGCTGTAGCAAGAGTTTGGCTTCTAGCTGGATCAGGAAAAATTTCTGTTAATGGCAGATTATACACCGAATATTTTAAAAGACCTGTTCATCAGCTTTTAGTTGAAAAGCCTTTGAAGATTACAGAAAAAACCAATCTTGTTGATATTGTTTGTACTGTTAAGGGTGGTGGAATGTCAGGCCAAGCAGGTGCTGTTACTCATGGGATATCCAAAGCCTTAGTAGTCTCTGACGAGACAATTAGAAAAATTGTAAAGAAAGACAAGTTACTAACGAGAGATTCTAGATCAGTTGAAAGAAAGAAATATGGTCAGAAAAAAGCTAGAGCTCGTTTCCAATTCTCTAAAAGATAA
- the recJ gene encoding single-stranded-DNA-specific exonuclease RecJ has product MIKNSVSDRNWILSKFDENKVKKATQELGVSEVLCRLLAIRNVEADQSLDFLNPKIKNSMPNPFLLKSMDEAVKLIIKHIKEESHICIYGDYDVDGASSTSILARFLRNFTNNFFIFIPDRIQDGYGPNLKIFEDIASKGVKLIITVDCGTTSFEPIEYAKSKNIDVVVIDHHQSTETLPIANAIVNPNRFDETSNLTYLCAAGVAFLVLSGIVTRLREEDFFKKKNIQEPNLLNYLDLVALGTVCDVVPLQGLNRAFVFQGLKVLQKRNNLGIKTLSDVANINSKISTYHLGYIIGPKINAGGRIGKADHGANLLLTEDPEIAFKISKELNQLNEKRKNIEGIILEEAINIAKHKDNNPVLVVSSNTWHEGIIGIIASRLKDHFNKPTFVINFEGDYGKGSARSLPGFDIGSAVVKAKQSEIITKGGGHKMAAGFSINQDKADEFEIFLIDLFNKSGCQSSKEKDLYIDSVLASSAVNEKFFNEIDKLAPFGSANREPRFVIENVSITKSLILKESHIKAFCKTSNNSKINLISFNSVNTPIGSYLLNAKNKKYDIAGRLSLNEWNGKREVQFLLDDLAISTD; this is encoded by the coding sequence ATGATCAAGAATTCCGTTTCTGACCGGAATTGGATTTTAAGTAAATTTGACGAAAACAAAGTAAAAAAAGCCACTCAAGAACTGGGTGTTAGTGAAGTCCTTTGTAGACTTTTAGCGATTAGAAATGTGGAGGCAGATCAGTCTCTCGATTTTTTAAATCCCAAAATTAAAAATTCCATGCCTAACCCTTTTTTATTAAAATCTATGGATGAGGCTGTTAAGTTGATAATTAAGCACATTAAAGAAGAAAGTCACATCTGCATTTATGGTGATTACGATGTTGATGGAGCATCATCAACTTCAATTTTAGCAAGATTTTTAAGAAATTTTACTAATAATTTTTTTATTTTCATACCGGATAGAATACAGGATGGTTATGGACCCAATTTAAAAATTTTTGAAGATATTGCGTCCAAAGGAGTTAAGTTAATTATTACTGTTGATTGTGGGACTACGTCTTTTGAGCCTATTGAGTATGCTAAATCAAAAAATATTGACGTAGTTGTAATAGACCATCACCAATCAACAGAAACTTTGCCCATAGCAAATGCCATTGTAAATCCTAATAGATTTGATGAAACGTCAAACTTAACCTACTTGTGCGCTGCTGGTGTAGCATTTTTGGTCTTGTCTGGGATTGTCACTAGACTTAGAGAGGAAGATTTCTTTAAAAAGAAAAATATTCAGGAGCCTAACCTTCTTAACTATTTAGACTTAGTCGCACTGGGAACTGTTTGTGATGTAGTTCCTCTCCAAGGATTAAATAGAGCGTTTGTTTTTCAAGGATTAAAAGTTTTGCAAAAAAGAAACAATTTAGGAATTAAGACTTTATCTGATGTTGCAAATATCAATTCCAAAATATCAACTTATCATCTTGGATATATAATTGGTCCTAAAATCAATGCTGGTGGAAGAATAGGTAAGGCAGATCATGGAGCCAACCTTTTATTAACAGAGGATCCTGAAATTGCATTTAAAATCTCTAAAGAATTGAACCAACTCAATGAAAAAAGAAAGAATATTGAGGGTATTATCTTAGAAGAAGCTATAAATATAGCAAAGCACAAAGACAATAATCCCGTATTAGTAGTTAGTTCAAATACCTGGCACGAAGGTATTATCGGAATCATTGCGAGCAGATTAAAAGATCATTTTAACAAACCTACATTTGTTATTAACTTTGAAGGTGATTATGGAAAAGGATCAGCGCGATCTTTGCCAGGCTTCGACATTGGTAGTGCTGTGGTTAAAGCAAAACAGTCCGAAATTATAACCAAAGGAGGAGGGCACAAAATGGCTGCCGGTTTTTCTATTAATCAAGATAAAGCTGATGAATTTGAGATTTTTTTAATTGACCTTTTTAACAAAAGTGGCTGCCAATCATCTAAAGAAAAAGACCTTTATATAGATAGCGTATTAGCCTCAAGCGCTGTAAATGAAAAATTTTTTAATGAAATAGACAAGTTAGCACCTTTCGGATCTGCCAATCGTGAACCCAGGTTTGTTATTGAAAATGTATCTATTACCAAATCATTAATATTAAAAGAATCACACATAAAAGCTTTTTGCAAAACATCCAACAATTCCAAAATTAATCTTATTTCCTTCAATAGCGTCAATACACCCATAGGATCTTATCTATTGAATGCAAAAAACAAAAAATACGATATTGCTGGAAGATTATCTTTAAATGAGTGGAATGGAAAAAGAGAAGTTCAATTTCTTCTTGATGATTTAGCTATATCTACCGACTGA
- a CDS encoding glutathione peroxidase has protein sequence MPSIKKTLIVSIIMLSFFSSKVSSKSDQTVYNFSFNDIQEKKYLLSQHKGKVLMVVNVASQCGFTKQYEDLQKLHEEYKDKGLVLIGIPSNDFGNQEPGSNKEIKNFCESNFGITFPIMGKTSVIGKNQHPFYKWVKDNYGKSGVPKWNFYKVLINKDGHVEEVYSSLTKPKSSKIIKKLNKVL, from the coding sequence ATGCCAAGTATTAAAAAAACACTTATTGTATCAATAATTATGTTATCTTTTTTTAGTTCAAAAGTTTCTTCAAAATCTGATCAAACCGTTTACAATTTTTCTTTTAACGACATTCAAGAAAAAAAATATCTTCTAAGTCAGCACAAAGGAAAGGTTTTGATGGTTGTCAATGTAGCTAGCCAATGTGGTTTTACAAAACAATATGAAGATCTTCAAAAACTCCATGAAGAATATAAAGATAAAGGATTAGTTTTGATAGGAATACCATCAAATGATTTTGGAAATCAAGAGCCTGGAAGTAATAAAGAAATAAAAAATTTTTGTGAAAGTAATTTTGGAATTACATTTCCAATTATGGGAAAAACTTCTGTTATTGGTAAAAACCAACATCCATTTTACAAGTGGGTAAAAGATAATTATGGAAAATCTGGAGTACCTAAATGGAATTTTTACAAAGTATTGATTAACAAAGATGGTCACGTAGAAGAAGTGTACAGTTCACTTACAAAGCCCAAAAGTTCAAAAATAATTAAGAAATTAAATAAAGTTTTATAA
- a CDS encoding homoserine dehydrogenase, with amino-acid sequence MKTFNIAIAGLGNIGLEVYKNLTKNKKNILEKTGFKINISHISVKNPRKKRGISLPKKLFVTSPLDLVKLENVDIIVELIGGSDGMAKKLVFAALKNGKHVVTANKALIAKHGDELSILAEKNSVNLLFEASVAGGIPIIKSIKQGLIANKINHVYGILNGTTNFILTEMEKKQSSFKEILKVAQSKGYAESNPHSDISGADVASKISILSSICFGSKIVNSNFLVEGISHIDLLDILYAKKLGFKIKLLAIAEMVNNKIKQRVHPSLIPSTLDISNIDGVTNAVVVDGVPIGRTIYEGAGAGKGPTSSAIISDITSVMVGNDDFSFGLSPSAKKTFKLFNFNDHKSKYYFRFLAHDKPGVLSVITSLLAKNKISIQNLIQDPDQGNLSSIMIITHLSKEKDIQVILKKLRNKKNIFKKIVMIRVRDENKL; translated from the coding sequence ATGAAAACATTTAATATAGCAATCGCAGGATTAGGAAACATTGGCTTAGAAGTTTACAAAAATCTTACTAAAAATAAAAAGAATATTTTAGAAAAAACTGGATTTAAAATAAATATTTCTCATATTTCTGTCAAAAACCCTAGGAAGAAGAGGGGCATTTCTTTGCCAAAAAAACTATTTGTCACAAGCCCTTTGGATCTCGTTAAATTGGAGAATGTTGATATCATTGTAGAGTTGATTGGTGGAAGCGACGGAATGGCAAAAAAATTAGTCTTTGCTGCACTTAAAAATGGAAAGCACGTGGTCACTGCTAATAAGGCACTAATAGCTAAACACGGAGATGAACTTTCAATACTAGCTGAAAAAAATTCTGTAAACCTTTTGTTTGAAGCTTCAGTAGCTGGAGGCATACCTATTATTAAGTCTATAAAACAAGGACTCATAGCTAACAAAATTAACCATGTTTATGGAATTCTTAACGGAACAACCAACTTTATTTTAACTGAGATGGAAAAAAAACAATCTAGTTTTAAAGAAATTTTAAAAGTAGCTCAGTCAAAAGGATATGCAGAAAGCAACCCGCATTCAGATATAAGCGGTGCGGATGTTGCTTCTAAAATTTCTATTTTAAGTTCTATTTGCTTTGGAAGTAAAATTGTTAATAGCAATTTCCTAGTAGAAGGTATTAGTCATATTGATCTTTTAGATATTCTGTACGCAAAAAAATTAGGTTTTAAAATTAAATTATTAGCGATCGCAGAGATGGTCAATAATAAAATTAAACAACGAGTTCATCCCTCGTTAATTCCATCAACACTAGACATATCAAATATTGATGGCGTGACTAATGCAGTGGTTGTGGACGGAGTGCCTATTGGAAGGACAATATATGAAGGAGCTGGAGCTGGTAAAGGACCTACCTCATCTGCAATTATTTCTGACATCACATCTGTAATGGTCGGAAATGATGATTTTTCTTTTGGACTTTCGCCCAGCGCAAAGAAGACATTTAAATTATTCAATTTTAACGATCATAAAAGTAAATATTATTTTAGATTTTTAGCTCATGACAAGCCAGGCGTGCTTTCGGTAATAACTTCTTTACTAGCTAAAAATAAGATTTCAATACAGAATTTAATTCAAGATCCTGATCAGGGTAATCTATCAAGCATCATGATTATTACTCACCTATCTAAAGAAAAAGATATACAAGTTATTTTAAAAAAACTTCGTAACAAAAAAAATATTTTTAAAAAGATTGTAATGATTAGAGTCAGGGATGAAAATAAATTGTAA
- the nhaA gene encoding Na+/H+ antiporter NhaA, with translation MITQTSSFIKWFIKHETSAGIVLLVMTILALIISNSTLSVEYFNILEKYITLQLGGFYMKLSVFHWINDALMAVFFLVVGLEIKREFLEGELSRPKQALLPIVAAVGGMLVPALIYVLINIDTPETLRGWAIPSATDIAFSIGVLSLLGKRVPLSLKVFLVALAIIDDLGAIVIIAIFYSTEMNLSYLFLMFASFALLLVFNKNGVKTSLPYIIVGLFMWYFTHESGIHATISGVLLAITIPHKKDGTHRTSLLKKIEHSVAPYVSFIIMPIFAFANAGVNLEGVSFAQVLDKVTLGVLLGLFVGKQLGVFAFSIAAIKLGWADKPKHCSWINLYAVGVLTGIGFTMSLFVGNLAFPNSPFMDEVKIGVLLGSLFSTLLGYGMLLATTKKNAKY, from the coding sequence ATGATCACTCAAACATCTTCTTTTATCAAATGGTTTATTAAACATGAAACTTCAGCTGGTATTGTACTGCTTGTAATGACAATACTTGCTCTAATAATCAGCAATTCAACTCTTTCTGTTGAATATTTCAATATCTTAGAAAAGTACATTACCCTTCAGCTTGGTGGTTTTTATATGAAACTATCAGTTTTTCATTGGATTAATGACGCGTTAATGGCTGTATTTTTTTTAGTTGTTGGACTGGAAATTAAGAGGGAGTTTTTAGAAGGAGAGCTTTCAAGACCCAAGCAAGCCTTATTGCCTATTGTTGCAGCTGTTGGTGGAATGTTAGTTCCAGCACTCATTTACGTTTTAATAAATATCGATACTCCAGAAACATTAAGGGGTTGGGCTATACCTTCAGCTACAGACATTGCCTTTTCTATTGGTGTTCTATCCTTGTTAGGAAAGCGTGTTCCGCTATCTTTAAAAGTATTTTTAGTTGCCCTTGCAATTATTGATGACCTTGGTGCCATTGTTATTATAGCAATTTTTTATTCTACTGAGATGAATCTTTCGTATCTTTTTTTAATGTTTGCATCTTTTGCTCTTCTATTAGTTTTTAATAAAAATGGTGTCAAAACATCTTTGCCATATATTATCGTAGGACTATTTATGTGGTACTTTACTCACGAGTCGGGTATTCACGCGACAATCTCAGGAGTATTGCTAGCAATCACCATACCTCATAAAAAAGATGGCACTCACAGAACCTCTTTGTTAAAAAAGATTGAACATTCGGTGGCACCTTATGTTTCTTTTATTATCATGCCAATTTTTGCATTTGCAAATGCCGGTGTTAACCTCGAGGGAGTTAGTTTTGCCCAAGTTTTAGATAAAGTTACATTGGGTGTATTACTTGGATTATTTGTCGGTAAACAGCTTGGTGTATTTGCTTTTTCTATTGCAGCAATTAAATTGGGTTGGGCTGATAAGCCTAAGCATTGTTCGTGGATAAACTTATATGCTGTCGGAGTATTGACAGGTATAGGATTTACAATGAGTTTATTTGTAGGAAATCTTGCCTTTCCAAATTCACCTTTTATGGATGAGGTTAAAATAGGAGTTCTATTAGGATCTTTGTTTTCTACTCTTTTGGGCTATGGAATGTTATTAGCAACAACTAAAAAAAATGCCAAGTATTAA